The nucleotide sequence agttgccggtgggcttaggtctaaaggaatccaaaccagttttaaaaggtttggataggttatgttaggttagtgtaggttaggttaggttaggttagaacattaataggacgggtgcccggccgcaggccgggcacttaggttcagttccgtttttctaataataagtaaataaggtgagtgagttaataatttatgtaacaaaagtgaataagtaaactctatatacgtatataaatatgtagtattaaaagtgattaagtaaattatgtacgtagttatttacttacattattgtataaaacGATTGAAGcgcgtaagtatattaatatatatacatatacatatatacatatatacataaatgcataaaaattaacgttaaaaaaacttttttttttttttatatataaaaatatgatgatatttgattgccactcaatattttaaactcgttttcaattatatacccataatttatgatgttaagaggaagtttcattatattatatcattattacttAGTGTAGGTAGCCTAgctatatcgataaatattgaatatttttattgttccttGTTTGAAAATCAAATATATGTAGACGCCGCGCGTTTCGATCCACGAACCGGACAGGGGGCAGTTCAGTCTCCCTAGTCGAAACCGTATATAGTAAGTACCACTGGCGAGGTGTTTAATACACGAActgactgactatacactgaaaaatatttcgttatattcctttttgttaatttgttttacggtggaaaatggattttttttttaatattatcacaacAGAATTGAaggattacttttaatttgagtaaatatagatttttagaaaattaaaaataaaaaaaaccatagtaGCAGCGCGGTACGGTAAGATTCGATACACGAACTGGAAGTCTCCCTTCTAAGATTATTACGACACTTGCGTGTGCGCGCTAATGCACCGTCCGTCTAAACCaagcccacgcccacgcccacgcccacgcctgcgccttttttttatgactattattactaaggggaagtttaataatgtcatcattataaaattactaataacaTTCACTCTAGGTAAACATAGGCAGGgcggtgcggtgcggtgcggCGCGTTTCGATTCACGAACATGACGGGAGAGATGAGACTCTGGCGGTCGGGTGTGAATTAATACACGAACTGTTTGTCACCGCCGTCCGTATTATATACAATGCACGAACGCACACGCACCTGCCAGCCTTAATAGTGAgagtgggcgtgggcgtgggcgtgggcatGGGCGTTGGATTGGTAGAGGGGGTGGGCGTGGGCGCGCAAATGTACCGCCCCTCTGAACCACGCGGCAATCGCCCGCAAGCAtcgcgcccacgcccacgcccacgcccaagCCCACGCCCGTTCTCGTGCAAGAGGTGTTCCTGGCGGTCCCTTTTTTCCtttaattggatattaaaaaaaaaaaaaccatttaaatatgtttaatttaatttgttcactaacacattaggcccgtcgcgccgcgccactactatatggggtggaggtgcgaaggtgacggcgacggcgACGACGAAATACCAGAGTCTAAAAGGAGTAGTATGATTGCGGCGCCACGCAAAGTGGCGTTGTTCAGACTTCTCTCTCGCCGCGTATCTCTGCGTTAGTATTGTTGTCACGTTTCGCATTTCTCTAAAAAAAGAGGttgttctcttttttattataatattatattatgtttattttatttatttatttatttttatggtattattttttaatatcatattaatattgtaccccgaTGAACGGCGTCGACCGACGGAATCGCGTCTGGGCAATTGTTATGGCATTAATGTGTGAGATTTTCAAGagtgtatattattatcgattgtGATATGATGTGCTCTCTCTCGGGTCGAATGTGTTAACTGTCAGAAATTCCCTCTGCGTTATTTCGTTATTACATTTCAATGTAAAATCAAACGGTCGTTAAAAGTTTATCCAGCagcagtttaatataaaaactgtacattcagatgtgatatttttaatacagctcTCATAATACGGGACCGGCGTGGCGCGCTCACAATCGCAGACTGTTGCGTTCGTTTGTGCGGCTTCGCCCCCTGTGTTTTATGCGCgtggtgttaaaaataatataaaaatggtgtTATAAAAGAAGTCTCTCAAGTACCGGGCGACGATCAAAGTGTCGTACtcgaatatgttataaaatcataGCTCGCAAGAGCGTCAATGTGTGTTAAGTCTCGTTCAAAGAACCTTCAATGCTTGGGACCATGTCGCACGGCCTCCTAACGGAGGCGGTGCAACGTGAAATGTGTCCTCGTCCTGCGTGGGCGTCTGGGTTTAATAGTTCCGCTCGTCGAATGCTGACGGCGGGGCGAAACTCTCCCGTCTCGCAGCACAtcatagaataaattttgtcGGGCACCGCGTCGCCGCTCTTAATAGAATGGCGCGCGACGTGCTTCGACCTTCCGTCGTGAGATGGGGCTGCAGCGCCGTGAACCGGCGCGGCGGCTCGCTCGCTACGGAAGGGGCTCGCTAACTGCGCGCCTACGTTTCCCCTTACAGCTTAACAGCTACGGGCGTTACGTGGCGTGAAGTATGTGGATAGCTCCCTGGTTGATCCTGCCAGTAGTTATATGCTTGTCTCAAAGATTAAGCCATGCATGTCTCAGTGCAAGCCGTATTAAGGCGATACCGCGAATGGCTCAATATATCAGTTTTGGTTCCTTAGATCTTACTCAGTTACTTGGATAACTGTGGTAATTCTAGAGCTAATACATGCAATCAGAACTCTGACCAGTGATGGGACGAGCGCTTTTATTAGATCAAAACCAATCGACGGAGGGCCTCGCGTCCGAAGTCGTTAATTTTGATGAATCTGGATAACTTTTGCCGATCGCATGGTCCAGTACCGGCGACGCATCTTTCAAATGTCTGCCTTATCAACTTTCGATggtagtttctgcgactaccatggttgtcacgggtaacggggaatcagggttcgattccggagagggagcctgagaaacggctaccacatccaaggaaggcagcaggcgcgcaaattacccactcccggcacggggaggtagtgacgaaaaataacgatacgggactcttacgaggcctcgtaatcggaatgagtacactttaaatattttaacgaggaacAATTGGAGGGCAAGTCTGGTGCCAGCAGCCGCGGTAATTCCAGCTCCAATAGCGTATACTAAAATTGTTGCGGTTAAAAAGCTCGTAGTTGCATTTGTGCGCCGCGCTGTCGGTGCACCGCATCCGCGGTGATACTGACACGTCTGCGGAGCATATCGTCGGTGAGCCGGCGGTAAAACGCCGGTTCAATATCAAAATCCTATCGCGGTGCTCTTCGTTGAGTGTCGAGATGGGCCgacaattttactttgaacaaATTAGAGTGCTCAAAGCGGGCTCAAAATGCCGCTTGAATATTTCGTGCATGGAATAATAGAATATGATCTCGGTTCTATTTTGTTGGTTTTCAGAACTCCGAGGTAATGATTAATAGGGATAACTGGGGGCATTCGTATTGCGACGTTAGAGGTGAAATTCTTGGATCGTCGCAAGACGAACATCAGCGAAAGCATTTGCCAAAGGTGTTTTCATCAATCAAGAacgaaagttagaggttcgaagGCGATTAGATACCGCCCTAGTTCTAACCGTAAATATGtcatctagcgatccgccgacGTTACTACAATGGCTCGGCGGGCAGCTTCCGGGAAACCAAAGATTTTGGACTCCGGGGGGAGTATGGTTGCAAAGCTGAAACTTAAAGGAATTGACGGAAGGGCACCACCAGGAGTGGAGCCTGCGGCTTAATTTGACTCAACACGGGAAATCTCACCAGGCCCGGACACCGGAAGGATTGACAGATTAACAGCTCTTTCTTGATTCGGTGGGTGGTGGTGCATGGCCGTTCTTAGTTGGTGGAGCGATTTGTCTGGTTAATTCCGGTAACGAACGAGACTCTAGCCTGCTAAATAGGCGTCGTCATTTAGGTGTGCGCGGCTTCGGTCGCGCAACTCACTGGCGGCGTATTAAAATTCTTCTTAGAGGGACCGGCGTCTTCGAGGCGCACGAGATTGAGCAATAACAGGTCTGTGATGCCCTTAGATGTCCTGGGCCGCACGCGCGCTACACTGAAGGAATCAGCATGTTCTCCCTGGCCTAGAGGCCCGGGCAACCCGTTGAAACTCCTTCGTGCTGGGGATTGGGGTTTGCAATTATCCCCCATAAACGAGGAATTCCTAGTAAGCGCGAGTCATAAGCTCGCGTTGATTACGTCCCTGCCCTTTGTACACACCGCCCGTCGCTACTACCGATTGAATGATTTAGTGAGGTCTTCGGACCGACACGCGGTGGCTTCACGGCCGTCGGCGTTGCTGGGAAGTTGACCAAACTTGATCATTTAGAGGAAGTAAAAGTCGTAACAAGGTTTCCGTAGGGGAACCTGCGGAAGGATCATTAACGTGTAACGTCTGCACGGGTCGCCGCGGTAAACGCGCATGCGCACCCATGTTTGTACGATTATGTTAAAGaccaaaccaaaacaaaaacaaaaacccgtCTAGTATAAGTATGACCGTCGCGATCGGTCCGCCGGACTGTCGGTTGCGTTCAGCTGTCGCCACAATGACACTAGCCAATATAATCGACGACACGGCGCGGTCCGTCGGTTGTCTTTACTCGGACACCCCAatattgttatctttatatcCGTTAAGATGAGAGTCGTTATGTTACGATCGCATTGGATATTATAGATGACAAAaaacgttgtataataaatataccatgaaACAGAAATGTTAAACTATTACCCTGGACGGTGGATCACTTGGCTCGCGGGTCGATGAAGAACGCAGTTAACTGCGCGTCATAGTGTGAACTGCAGGACACATTTGAACATCGACATTTCGAACGCACATTGCGGTCCGTGGAGAAACATCCAGGACCACTCCTGTCTGAGGGCCGGCTGCATAAAAACAAATGCCACACTGTTCGTGGGCGCGACTCAACAACCTTTCATTAGGGCGAGACGCGCGCACGGACACATGGCGGCTCCGTGAGGCTTAGCGCCAATCGgtccgtttaaatatataaaatgaaataatgtgtGCGTGTCGTTCGAGGCGCGCCAAGCTCTCGCCGGCTCGGCGCCGTTGCCGCTAGCCCGTAGCAGCAGCCGTGGGTGCAGTAGCAGCGTCGCTACGCGCGCGCACGATCGCTTCGATCGATCGACCCTTCCGTTAACGGTTAATCGATCTAGTGTCGAACGCGATACGTGCGCTATGCGTGGCGTACGCCTGCGACGCACGCACGGTGCGGGCATGCGAAACGTGCGCTAAGACGCCCACGAGAGAGACGCGTCGCGTTAACGACACGCTCCGCGCATTATTTCGACAATGAGTTTTCGGTGTGAAGACCAACCAATTCATTTGATAACCGCACCCATAAGCGCGCTTTGTTGTTTGTAGCGTGTAGTAGTCTAATCGAATCGGTAATCTAATCTGAAAACTCCGTAGGCGGACTCGACGTCCGGACTCGCGAGGCGGCGCCGTGCGCGCTCGCGCCGATGCGGCGCGAGAGCGAGCGGCGCCGTCTAGCTGACGGATATCGCGTCTGCCTCCACTTTTATCGTTGGCCTCAGATCAGGGAGGATCACCCGCCGAATTTAAGCATATTAGTAAGCGGAGGAAAAGAAACTAACCAGGATTTCCTTAGTAGCGGCGAGCGAACAGGAATGAGCCCAGCACTGAATCGCGCGGTTTTAACGATCGCGGGAGATGTGGTGTTCGGGAGGTTCCGCTATCTCGTCGTCGCCGCTCCTGTCCAAGTTCGTCTTGAACGGGGCCGTTTTCCCGTAGAGGGTGCCAGGCCCGTAGCGACGGAGCGAGGCGGCGAGAGGGACACTCCTCAGAGTCGGGTTGCTTGAGAGTGCAGCCCTAAGTGGGTGGTAAACTCCATCTAAGGCTAAATATTACCGCGAGACCGATAGCGAACAAGTACCGTGAGGGAAAGTTGAAAAGAACTTTGAAGAGAGAGTTCAAGAGTACGTGAAACCGTTCAGGGGTAAACCTGCGAAACTCGAATGAACGAACGGAGAGATTCATCGACATCCGGCGGCGTGCGTGCGCGCTCCTCGATGTCGCGCCTCGCCCCTCACGGGTGCCGCGGCGCGGCACGGGTCGCGTCCGTCTCAGTCCGTCGGCGTCGTGCACTTCTCTCTCAGTAATGCATCGCGACCCGTTCGACGTCGGCTTAAGCGCCGTCCGATTCGCCCAGCGGTGGGTTCGCCCTCCGCTGGACCGCGACGGTTGCCGGCCGGCTGTCGGACGGTATCAGTACGAATCGCGCACGCGCATCGCGCGCGTCCGGCCCGACGCAAGCTCGCACCGTACAATGTCGCTGTCCTGCCCGAGCGCGGACAGCGACGCGGCGCAACTGTCGTCGCAGCCGTGATGTCTCGGACCGTGCGCGTCTCAGTCTGCGATGAGTCATTTTCGGGCACTCGCAGGACCCGTCTTGAAACACGGACCAAGGAGTCTAGCATGTGTGCGAGTCATTGAGTTGTCTTTGTCACAAAACTGAAAGGCGCAACGAAAGTGAACGTAGGGAGGATGGAGCGCCGGTCCCGATCGGCCTCCCGCACTCCCGAGGCGTCTCGTTTCCAATCCGTGAATGCAGGCGCGCTCCGAGCACAGATGCTGGGACCCGAAAGATGGTGAACTATGCCTGGTCAGGTCGAAGTCAGGGGAAACCCTGATGGAGGACCGTAGCGATTCTGACGTGCAAATCGATCGTCGGAACTGGGTATAGGGGCGAAAGACTAATCGACCCATCTAGTAGCTGGTTCCGTCCGAAGTTTCCCTCAGGATAGCTGGCGTCGATCTGGACAGTCTCATCCGGTAAAGCGAATGATTAGAGGCATTGGGGCCGAAACGACCTCAACCTATTCTCAAACTTTAAATGGGTGAGAACTCCGGCTTACTCGAACGATGAAGCCGGAGATCTGATGACGGTGCCAAGTGGGCCAATTTTGGTAAGCAGAACTGGCGCTGTGGGATGAACCAAACGTAGTGTTAAGGCGCCTAAAAAACGCTCATGGGACACCATGAAAGGCGTTGGTCGCTCATGACAGCAGGACGGTGGCCATGGAAGTCGGAATCCGCTAAGGAGTGTGCAACGACTCACCTGCCGAAGCAACCAGCCCTGAAAATGGATGGCGCTGAAGCGTTTTGCCTATACAATACCGTTACGGGCACGTGCGACGCGCTTAAGACGCGTCATTATGCCGTAACGAGTAGGACGTGCGCGGCGGAGAGCGCAGAAGGGTCTGGGCGTGAGCCCGCCTGGAGCCTCCGTCGGTGCAGATCTTGGTGGTAGTAGCAAATACTCCAGCGAGGCCCTGGAGGACTGACGTGGAGAAGGGTTTCGCGTGAACAGTAGTTGCTCGCGAGTCAGTCGATCCTAAGCTCAAGGAGAGATCTTATGTCGATGCGGCgtgttacttttactttattgtgaTAAGCAACGCCCATTGAGCGAAAGGGAATCCGGTTCCTATTCCGGAACCCGGCAGCGGAACCGTTTCAATAATCGTTCCCTCGTTTCAAAGCGAGTGTTCGACGGGGT is from Pararge aegeria chromosome 19, ilParAegt1.1, whole genome shotgun sequence and encodes:
- the LOC120631902 gene encoding uncharacterized protein LOC120631902 — its product is MLDSLVRVSRRVLRVPENDSSQTETRTVRDITAATTVAPRRCPRSGRTATLYGASLRRAGRARCACAIRTDTVRQPAGNRRGPAEGEPTAGRIGRRLSRRRTGRDALLREKCTTPTD